A stretch of the Malus domestica chromosome 08, GDT2T_hap1 genome encodes the following:
- the LOC103448108 gene encoding uncharacterized protein — protein sequence MCFFSILKLADCAAKREKKMASAIGWYGPLIDLSKAALHVGDYVQLVVYVHRTTPLQYKLAKGGEVIRTDIQVGDETRPFFSVSIWQKPIGSMAVAGDVVLLQNVKITKYGDVVEARTHQYSSLKCLLHPYESILTKGVNDLIEECRDGVATKEKLKRVVEWVKKRNTQELHGCQLQEGKLLRNWKPPEERKQPEDCFSLLQLSSLTTSCKALFYASVAEIFLPFNSTSHVQCESLDKEDMFVSRRLYKAGDGGLARDLICTGCQLCGSPLELDSENMFKQNAVALYCSESSNHLHVIGSIYKPFMLYVWDESDYAPLLVRNKAAELLFGNIKAERVCSWWEKQTGQDDSKDVPTHSSLNAEAAWQPKAAEGGVLVSCSADGDKKSLESKGTHCFPETMHFYSIWLILLKTMLEKGKNSPLKFEVDVNAGLDKENGRFEMVSVQLPCFETK from the exons ATGTGCTTTTTTAGTATACTTAAGTTGGCCGATTGCGCGGcgaaaagagagaagaagatggcGTCAGCAATCGGATGGTACGGACCGCTCATCGACTTGTCCAAGGCGGCGCTTCACGTTGGCGATTACGTTCAGCTCGTCGTCTACGTCCACCGAACGACTCCTCTTCAG TATAAATTAGCGAAAGGCGGAGAGGTGATCCGAACCGACATCCAAGTCGGCGATGAGACGAGGCCCTTCTTCTCCGTATCCATTTGGCAGAAGCCAATCGGATCCATGGCCGTAGCCGGCGACGTCGTTTTGTTACAAA ATGTGAAGATAACGAAATATGGTGATGTTGTTGAGGCCAGAACCCACCAGTATTCATCCCTAAAATGTCTACTCCACCCCTACGAATCCATCCTTACAAAGG GGGTCAATGACTTGATAGAGGAGTGTAGAGATGGGGTAGCAACAAAGGAAAAGCTTAAAAGGGTAGTGGAATGGGTGAAGAAGAGGAACACTCAAGAGCTCCATGGATGTCAACTGCAGGAGGGAAAACTCTTGCGAAACTGGAAGCCTCCGGAGGAGAGGAAACAACCCGAGGACTGCTTCTCGCTTTTGCAGTTATCGAGTCTAACCACTTCTTGCAAGGCGCTCTTTTACGCGTCTGTTGCTGAAATTTTTCTGCCCTTCAACTCAACATCTCATGTTCAATGCGAGTCCTTGGATAAGGAGGACATGTTTGTTAGTAGGAGACTGTATAAAGCAGGTGATGGTGGTTTGGCGAGAGATCTCATTTGCACAGGCTGCCAGCTTTGTGGTTCTCCTCTGGAGCTCGACAG CGAGAACATGTTTAAGCAGAATGCAGTAGCACTTTACTGTTCAGAAAGCTCGAACCACCTTCATGTCATAGGCTCCATATACAAGCCCTTCATG CTATATGTGTGGGATGAATCGGATTATGCGCCGCTCCTGGTCAGAAACAAGGCCGCAGAGCTCTTGTTCGGGAACATCAAGGCTGAAAGAGTCTGTTCGTGGTGGGAAAAGCAAACCGGACAAGATGATTCAAAAGATGTCCCAACACATTCTAGTCTAAATGCAGAAGCGGCCTGGCAACCTAAAGCGGCTGAGGGAGGTGTTCTGGTTTCTTGTTCAGCAGATGGAGACAAGAAGAGCTTGGAATCGAAGGGAACACATTGTTTTCCGGAAACTATGCACTTCTACAGTATTTGGTTGATTCTTCTGAAAACAATGCTGGAGAAAGGAAAGAACAGCCCTTTGAAATTCGAGGTTGATGTAAATGCCGGTTTAGACAAGGAAAATGGGAGGTTTGAAATGGTTTCTGTACAGTTGCCATGCTTCGAAACCAAATAA